TAGATAAGCTATTTTACCTAAGCGGCTCATATATTGAACAGAGGGATATGGATTGAAGATGGATGGACGGACGGCTAACCTTCAAATACATCTAAGGTGTGATGCTCATGATACCTGATAATCAAATGGTGGGGAAAAAGATGAAAATTTCCGATTTTCAAACGAAGGACGTTATTAATATCATTGATGGCAAACGGCTCGGACAGATCAGCGATCTGGAGCTGGACTTGCGGCAGGGCCGGATTGAAGCGATTGTGGTGCCAAGTTACGGTAAATTTATGGGGCTGTTCGGCGGCGGGAGCGACCTGATCATTCCGTGGCGGAATATCGTCAAGATTGGTTCGGATGTCGTCCTTGTCAAAATGGAGGAATTGCGAAGAACGCCCGATGATCAGGAATCGGTGGAATACCTGGACCGGCCGGACCGGCGATCCTTCTAAACAGAGGATCCGGTTAATGTGTCTCCGGCGTGGGTTTTCTGTTACACTGGTCATAGAGGTGGGATGCGCATGGAACCGTTTGTTAGACAAGATCAGCAGACACCGAGTCTGTTTGTGCTTGAAAAATGGAGTGGGGGATCAGGAAGCGCCGCACTCACGGCCGGCTTCACAGGCCGGCATGGCGGCGTAAGCCGAGCCCCCTATGATAGTTTGAATTTGGCCTTTCATGTCGGAGACGAGCCGGGTGACATTGTAGAGAACCGGAAACGAACCGCTGCGGCATTGGGTTTTTCTCTGGAAGACTGGACTTGCGGTGAACAGGTCCATGATGTTCAGATTGGCGTGGTTCATGATAAGGACAGGGGCAGAGGGAGTTTGGACCGAGCCTCGGCTTTTCAAAATACGGATGGACTTGTAACCGATGTTCCCGGCGTTTTATTGACGTCTTTCTACGCGGACTGCGTGCCGCTTTATTTTTGGGATCCGGTTACGGGTGCTGTCGGTTTGGCACACGCTGGCTGGAAGGGGACCGTGGGAAGCATCGCTGAGAAAATGGTCGACAGGATGGTTGTGGAATACGGAAGCCTGCCTCAGCACATTCACGCTGCGATTGGTCCATCCATAAGCGAGTGCTGTTACGAGGTGGATGATCGGGTCATGGATCGTGTCCGCGATATCGGAATCGAGGGAAACACATCCGAGAAAGTTACAAATTCAGCTTTTTATATCGACAAGGGACAAGGGAAATACATGCTGAACTTGAAAGAAATAAACAGACACATTATGATTAAAGCAGGAATATTGGCGGAACATATCGAATGTACATCATGGTGTACAAGCTGCAATCATGATCTGTTCTTCTCTTATCGTAAAGATGGGGGGACAACGGGTCGTATGGCAAGTTGGATCGGGA
This Paenibacillus sp. JZ16 DNA region includes the following protein-coding sequences:
- a CDS encoding YlmC/YmxH family sporulation protein yields the protein MKISDFQTKDVINIIDGKRLGQISDLELDLRQGRIEAIVVPSYGKFMGLFGGGSDLIIPWRNIVKIGSDVVLVKMEELRRTPDDQESVEYLDRPDRRSF
- the pgeF gene encoding peptidoglycan editing factor PgeF, with product MEPFVRQDQQTPSLFVLEKWSGGSGSAALTAGFTGRHGGVSRAPYDSLNLAFHVGDEPGDIVENRKRTAAALGFSLEDWTCGEQVHDVQIGVVHDKDRGRGSLDRASAFQNTDGLVTDVPGVLLTSFYADCVPLYFWDPVTGAVGLAHAGWKGTVGSIAEKMVDRMVVEYGSLPQHIHAAIGPSISECCYEVDDRVMDRVRDIGIEGNTSEKVTNSAFYIDKGQGKYMLNLKEINRHIMIKAGILAEHIECTSWCTSCNHDLFFSYRKDGGTTGRMASWIGMRKR